The genomic DNA AGAGGACATCCTGGTCGTCGCACTCGCGCAGGACGATCGCTCCAGTGCCGATGTGCGCGCCTATCTGAAGAAGCGCAACCTGGCAAACCTGCGGGTATTCCACGATCGCGAGGGCACGCTTGCGGCGGTGCTCGGAATCGACGGCGTGCCGACCAGCTACGTGCTCGATCCGCAAGGTCGCATGATCGGCGTCGTGAAAGGCCGGGCCAGCTGGG from bacterium includes the following:
- a CDS encoding TlpA family protein disulfide reductase, with product EDILVVALAQDDRSSADVRAYLKKRNLANLRVFHDREGTLAAVLGIDGVPTSYVLDPQGRMIGVVKGRASWDTPEAQAFLRYLKRASAKTSSE